The Impatiens glandulifera chromosome 3, dImpGla2.1, whole genome shotgun sequence genome contains a region encoding:
- the LOC124931284 gene encoding uncharacterized protein LOC124931284, whose amino-acid sequence MKTKASQHNRFFRFVTLPVKFLGKARDLYVRSLTGYAGKVNYGGAVNTKGSTAAKKISGLPKSFSVGTVSRRPSESEDYRELLRAASTRTLGDRGIDIDNNSNNNNRSGLYMKQIQRPAVAAAAPVGTSRSCSVGMGRIDEERESDFDEEKGNESGRGKVGLMYPRSKSYAV is encoded by the coding sequence ATGAAAACCAAAGCAAGTCAACACAACAGATTCTTCCGATTCGTCACTTTACCGGTGAAATTCCTTGGAAAGGCTAGAGATCTATACGTCCGTAGCTTAACAGGATACGCCGGTAAAGTCAATTACGGCGGCGCCGTCAACACTAAAGGTTCCACCGCCGCAAAAAAGATCTCTGGACTTCCGAAGAGTTTCAGCGTCGGAACTGTAAGTAGAAGGCCAAGCGAGAGTGAAGATTACAGGGAGTTGCTTAGAGCTGCGTCGACGAGGACTCTCGGAGACAGGGGTATTGATAttgataataatagtaataataataatagatcaGGACTGTATATGAAGCAAATTCAGCGGCCGGCGGTGGCGGCGGCGGCTCCGGTGGGTACTTCTAGAAGCTGTAGCGTGGGGATGGGAAGGATTGATGAGGAAAGGGAATctgattttgatgaagaaaaagGTAACGAAAGTGGTAGAGGAAAGGTTGGGTTGATGTATCCAAGAAGTAAAAGCTATGCTGTGTAA